A portion of the Etheostoma cragini isolate CJK2018 chromosome 13, CSU_Ecrag_1.0, whole genome shotgun sequence genome contains these proteins:
- the defbl2 gene encoding defensin, beta-like 2, which yields MKGLSLVLLVLLLMLAVGEGNDTEMQYWTCGYRGLCRRFCYAQEYIVGHHGCPRRYRCCAMRS from the exons ATGAAGGGACTGAGCTTGGTTCTCCTTGTGCTTCTCCTGATGCTCGCAGTCGGGGAGG GCAATGATACAGAAATGCAGTACTGGACATGTGGGTATAGAGGACTCTGCAGACGGTTCTGCTATGCTCAGGAGTACATCGTTGGTCATCACGGTTGCCCTCGAAGATACAG GTGCTGTGCTATGCGATCTTAG